A region of the Blattabacterium cuenoti genome:
ATGGGATAAGAATTCATCCCATTTTTGATTTCATTATTTTCTATAAAATTTATGTTTTTTCACATACTTCCATACTTTTTGTTGAAGCAAAGGTTTGATATTCTTTCCTTTTTGAATAGAATTTCGAATAAAAGAAGAAGATATTTCAATCATAGGTGCTTTTAAAAGATAGATATTTTCCTTTTTAAAAAAAGGATTAGAGAAAAAACCAATACGAGGATATACGAAAATCTCATATTTATTTAAAATAGTTTTATAACTCTTCCATTTTTTTAATGAATATAAAGTATCTCTTCCTATAAGGAGAGTAAATTTTTCTTTAGGATATTTTTTCTCTATGACATTAAGCGTATGAATAGTATAAGAAGGAGAAAATTCAGATTCTATATCTAGTACACTCATCTTTTTATAACCTTCAACGGCAATGCGCGCCATCTTCATTCTATGGACATAATCTAAAAGATCCGTTTTTTTTTTAGTGGATTTTTTGGAGAAACAACAAACCAAATATGATCTATATCCAAAAACTCTACTATGTGATTAGCAAGAATTACATGACCTAAATGAATGGGATTAAATGATCCAAAAAAAAGTCCTATTCTCATTAGAAAAAATAAAAAAATATCGAGCGGGATTCTCGATATTTTTTTATTCATATTGTTTTAAAATAATTTTATGCGATAACTTAATCCCAAAACTATAGAATGATTATCCTTATCCTTGTTTTCTTGTCTTACAAAATTCATATAATCAACTTTTTGTTTTTTATATAAAAAATATAAACTTAAATCCTCCTGACCAGGCATATATTCTATCCCCCCATAATAAGTACATCCTTTTTTAAGTAATTGATCTTGATCCACTCCATAAACTTCCTGAATCCTTGTTTTAGATCTTCCAACTTCATATATTCCTTTCGCAAAGAAATTCCATTTTGGAATGAAGTTATACTTAAATTTTAGAAAATAAGTTTTATATCTCATAGAGAGAAAATCCTTATAATCACTATTTAATGAACGTATTATTTTTGTAAAATAACCGTTTTTTTCTATATCTTCATCACTCAATATGTAATCAGCTTCTATAGAAATCGGTTTTAAATCTAGTTTACTCCCCAATGCTAATAATTTCCAAAATTTATCCTTTTCACTTTCTTGAAACAGAGAATAAGACCATCTATTTTGAATGGTTTTATTAAATAAATTCCAATTCAAATTCGCAGAATACCCCATAGGATGATTGACTTGTTCAGGGTGAATTTCTTCATCTAGTTTTCTAGAATGGCTATTGACCATCTGTAACTGTAATTCTTGATTTTTTTTTGGAGTATAAATAAAATTTATTCCAATAGGATTTTCCTTATTTTTGTATACATCAAAATACCGATCTATATGAAGATCTTTAGAATTATATTCCATCCCTCCAAAAGAAACTGGTTGTTTTCCTATCAAAAATGATAGTTTCTCATTATACTTATATTTCAAATAAGCTAAATCGATGGTGATGGGATCATACATCTTATGGTCTTCCACATTATCTAAATCCTCCTCTTTATCCACATGGTTTTTCTTATTATGAAATTTTTGTACAAAACGATAACTGATTTTATCATTCGCCTTTCCCATTATGTCTAATTTGAAAGATTCTGTAGAAAAAGGAGATCCATCCAAAATATCTTTTTCTACTGTAGAATGAATACGACTCGTAAAATCCATGTACATATTAAAATTACGATGGGGATTGACATTTTTTTCCATTGTTGTTCTTAGCTTTTCTCCTTTTTTTATCATTTCACTATGGACCTTATGCCAAGGATAAAAAAATCCCAAAACAATAAAAAGAGAGATCATTCTTGTTTTTTTCATTTTTTTTTAATATTTATCGCAATGTTTTTCTAATCGAATAAGCCTAATATAGTATAAAAAACTTTTTTTTCAAAGAAAGGATAATTAATTATGGATAGAAAAATAGAAATTTCAATTCAAAAACATGAAAAAAAATTTTAAAAATCCTAAAAACAGAGAGAAAAAAAATATGAGTCGAACTATTTCTGGCATTTTTTTATTAGGAAATAGTCTTTTCTTATTTTTAAGTTTTTTCTCTTTTCTTTTTCATTGGAAAAATGATCAAAGTCAACTGGATAAACTTTTTGATAAAGAAATAAGAACAGAAAATTTACTTGGAAAAATCGGAGCTATTCTATCTCACTATTTTATATACTGCGGAATAGGAATTAGTGCTTTTTTTTTCCCTTTATTATTGTTCATCACAGGATTCATAATCCTTTTCGAAGGAAAATTTCTGCGGAATAAGTATCCATCCATAATATGTCAACTTCTATTTTTCAGCATATGGATTCCTATAACTTTTTATTTGATTCTTCCTAAAAATGGAATCCTAAGTGGTATTTTTGGTTTTGAAATAGGAAATTTTTTGATCAGCTTATTTGGAAAGGTAGGACTAGGAATCCTGGTCCTTACAAGTATCATCCTTTATTCCATCATGATATTCCGGATTCCTACTCCAAAGTTAAAAAATGGAATAAAAAAAAAAATTCAATATGTCCATGAAGATATGGGGTGGATCATCCAATTATGGAAATTATTAAAAAATTTTTTTAATGATAAAAAAACGGATTTATCCATTGATCACCCTACATTTTTTGAGAAAAAAGAAATAAAAAGTATAAATCCTCCTATACTTTCGTCTTCTAAAAATGATGATTGTCTATCATCTGAAAAAGATCTGGAAAATAATAAGAAAAAAATTATTCATCTCCTCAACTATTATAAGATAGCAGTAGATAAAATTAAGGCAACTATAGGGCCTACTATCACTTTATACGAAATAGTTCCTCAGGTAGGCGTACGGATTTCAAAAATAAAAAACTTAGAAAAGGAAATAGCTTTAAATTTATCCGCTTTATCTATAAGAATCATAGCTCCCATACCTGGAAAAGGTTCTGTAGGGATAGAAATCCCAAATAATAAACGTTCTATCGTATATATGAAAAATATTCTTGATTCTGAAGAAAATTTCAAAAAAAGTCATAAAATGGAACTCCCTATTTCTTTAGGAAAAACCGTATTTAATGAAATTTTTATGATAGATTTAGCAAAAATGCCACATCTACTTATAGCAGGATCTACTGGACAAGGGAAATCAGTTGGGATAAATGCTATGATCGTCTTCTTATTATATAAAAAAAAACCAGAAGATCTAAAATTTATTTTGATCGATCCAAAAAAAGTAGAGTTATCTATCTATAAAAAAATTTCAAAATCTTATTTTGCTCTTTTACCTCATTCTACAAATCCGATCATTACAAACATACATGAAGTAAAAAATATATTAAATTCTTTATGCAAAGAAATGGAGAATAGATATTCTCTTTTGGAAAAAGCAATGGTTAGAAATATTCAAGAATACAATGGTAAATATGAAAAAAAATATCATTTACCTTATATTATCCTAATTATTGATGAATTTGCAGATTTAAGTTTTTCTTTTAAAAAAAAACAAATAGAAATATATATAACCCGTTTAGCACAGTTAGCTCGCGCTGTGGGAATTCATTTGATTATAGCTACACAAAGACCCTCTGTTGATGTCATTACTGGAATAATTAAATCTAATTTTACCGCAAGAATTGCGTTTAGAGTCAGTTCTAAAATAGACTCTATAACCATTCTAGATTGTATAGGAGCGGAAAAGTTAATTGGAAAAGGAGACCTTTTATTTTCTAATCAGAATGAACTAATTCGATTACAAGGTCCTTTTATAGACCTATCAGATATTCAAAAAATAGTTGATTTTTATGGGAAAAAAGCTTTTCAAAAAAACGGATATTTTTTTTTACCAGAACCAGATGATAATCAATATGAGTAAAATACTTTTCTTATATTATATAGGAAAATAAAGAAGAAATACATGAAGATAAGGATTCCAATAAAAAAACTAGATCTATACATAATTCGTTTATTTATGGCTCTTTTTTTGATCATTTTTTTTTCTATTTTTTTTGTATTTATTGTTCAATTTTTTTGGAGTAAAATGGATGAATTAACAGGAAAAAATATTAACATTTTAATTATCCTCAAGTTTATATATTATTTTGGAATTTCAATTATCCCATTAGTCACCCCCATTTCTATCTTGCTAACTTCTATCATGACTTATGGGGAGATCTCAGAATCTCAAGAACTTACAGCAATTAAATCTTCTGGAATATCTCTTTTTAGAATCATGTCTCCTCTTTTATGTATAACATTTCTTCTATCCGTGGGACTATATTTTTTTTCTGATTTTTCCATTCCAGAGGCAAAAAGAAAAGCTCAAAAACTAGGATATCAAATTTCAATAACTCACCCCTATTGGAGGTTAAAAGAAGGAGTTTTTGTTAATCTTTTTCCAGATTTTTTCATAAAAATAGGCAAAAAAAAAAATAGTAATTTACTAGAAAAAATATTCATTTTTTTTTACGGAAAAAATTTAGCAATCAATACGATTATTGCCGAAAAGGGAGTTATAATTCCAAATAAAAAGGAGGGAGGGGTTAAAATTAAACTCATGAAGGGTTTTTTCTATAGGGATAATCCTTATGAAGGAAAAACTTATTCGTATCAAATGGTCCATTTTGATTCTTTCATTCAATCTTTAAAAAAACCTTTAATAGAATACAAAAACTTAGATCATTATTATGATGATTCCTATAAAACCCTTGATACAAAAAAATTGATGGAAAAAATACATTTTTTAAAAAAAGAAAATTGTCAATTTTATTCTGATTTTCAGAAATTGAATTATGATTTCCTTTTTCAGAAAAAAAAAAATTTTTTCAATCTCCTACATAAAAAAAATCATTTATCCCTTTTAATAGATGAACTTCAACATCAAAAAAAGTTTCTTCAGGATAGAAAAAAATACTTAGCCAAGTATCAATTCGAATTACAGAAAAAATTTACCTTTCCAGTAACATGCATTATAATGTTTCTTATTGGAGCCCCACTAGGAGCTATCATCCGAAAAGGTGGGATGGGATCGCCCACTCTGATAGCCATAATTATATTCATTATTTATCATACTTTACTTACCATTACACAAAATCAAGGAGAAAAAGCAGAAATCTGGCCATGGATGGGGGCCTGGATTCCAAATTTTGTTTTTTTTCCACTGAGTATATGGATTACTTATAAAACTGTCATGGATGATTTTTATTATATGTAATAATAATAGCTAAAACTAAAATATAAAATAGAGGATTTATTTATGGTTTTTTATTCTTCTGATAAAGGGAATCTAAATTGTATAGAATCTGCTTTGCAAGATATACAAAATGGAAAACTTATTATTGTGGTGGATGATGAAAATCGTGAAAATGAAGGAGATTTTGTAGTGGCCGCAGAAAAAGTAACCCCTAAAATTGTCAATTTTCTAATTACTCATGGTAGAGGTTTAGTTTGTGTTTCCTTAACAGAGGAAAAATGTGATCAATTAGAACTTCAAATGATGGTGAACAATAACACAGATCCTAGAAAAACAGCTTTTACCGTATCCGTAGATGTACGAGGTTATGGCGTAAGTACAGGGATATCTGTTTCAGATAGAGCTAAGACTATATTAGCACTAGTTCACGAAGTCAAACCAGAAGCTTTTAACAAACCAGGTCATATTTTTCCTCTTCGCGCAAAAAAAGGAGGGGTATTAGAAAGACCAGGACATACAGAAGCGGCAATAGATCTAACTAGAATGGCAGGATGCATCCCTGGAGGAGTATTGGTAGAGATTCTGAATAAAAACGGATCTATGGCGCGTTTTCCACAATTAATTCAAATGGCTAAAAAATTTCATATGAGAATTATATCGATAGAAGATCTAATCAAATATAAAATAAAAAACAACATATAAAAAGTTCAAAAGTTTAAAGGCGGTCTGGACGGGACTTGAACCCGCGACCCCATGCGTGACAGGCATGTATTCTAACCAACTGAACTACCAGACCAAAAAAAGTATTAAATCAAAGCCTCTAATTTTTTTCTAATATCTTCCTTAGAAGATACTCCAATATGCATATCTTTTTTTTCTCCGTTTTTAAAAAAAAACATAGTAGGAATACTACGTATTCCATATTGAGAAGAAGTTTTCGGGTTGTTATCTACATTTAACTTAACAACCAATGCTTTCCCTATATATTCAGTAAATATATCTTCTAAGATAGCAGATAAGCTTCTACATGGAGCACACCATGGAGCCCAAAAATCCACTAAAACAGGCTGATTCGATTCAAAAACAATTTTTTCAAAATTATCATCGTTTATTTCTTGTATCATACTTTTTCTGTTTATAAAGAGAACAAATTTACCTTTTTTGTTTTAAAATTGAAAGTCTTTTAACAAACGGATATAAATATCTATTCCATCTAGGATTTCAGAAATATGAATATACTCATTTGTGGTATGAGAACGTTTGCTGTCTCCTACACCCATTTTAATAGTTGGAAAAGACATAATACTTTGATCAGAAAGAGTAGGAGATCCATAAATTTTCCTCCCTATTGACTTAGCTTTTGATACAATTGGATGTGATGGATTTATGAAAGAAGAATTGGAATGAGAAGAACGTGGTTGTATTTTAGAATGAATTTTTTTTCGGATCATTTCAATCAATTCCTCATTGGTATATAATTCATTAGTTCTAATATCTATGACAAAAGAGCAAGAATCCGGAATTACATTATGTTGTATCCCTCCTTGGATTTGAGTGACTGTTAATGTAGGATAACCTAGCAATTTAGACTTTCTATCAAACTGAATATTTCTTAAACATTCTATATCTTTTGTAGCTATATAGATAGCATTAACCCCTATATCTCTTGCAGAATGTCCTGTTTTTCCTTCCGATAGGCAATCTAAAACTAATAATCCTTTTTCAGAAATAGCTACTTGCATTTTTGTTGGTTCCCCTATTATCCCTAAATCTATTTTTCCTAATTCAGATAAAATAGATCTTATCCCTAATGGTCCAGAAATTTCCTCTTCTGCTGTAAGAGAAAGTACCAATTTGTAAGGTAGGACAGATAAACTGTTTAAGTATATAAAAGTGGAAATTAATGAAACAACAGAAGCTCCCGCATCATTACTTCCTAAACCTATTAATTTATCTCCTTTTTTTATAGCCGTAAAAGGATCTTTTTTCCAGTTTTTTCCTGGTTTTACTGTATCATGATGAGAATTTAATAAAATAGTGCGAATATTTTCTTTTTTAGCATCATAATTAGTATTTTCTGTCCATATATTGTTAAATTTTCTTTTTATATGAAATCCATATCTAGAAAGATAGTCTTCTATCAGAAAAGATACTTTTTTCTCTTTCTTAGATATAGATGGCATATTTATCATTTTTATAAGAAGTTGTATAGCTTCTTTCTTTAATATTTTTAAATCTACTACAGACATAAAACGGTCTTATTATTCAAATCATTTAAATAATAAGGTTGACCTATACTTACCTTAGATACTCCATTCTTTAATGCAAAAAAAGCATTTTCCAATTTTGGAATCATTCCATTTTTAATAGTATGATTTTTTTTGATTATTTGAAATAAACGAAAATCTATTTTTTTATAATAAGATTCAGCATCATCTAAATATCGTAATACTCCCTTTTTTTCAAAACAAAAATGCAGTTCTATTTCATCCCCTTTTTTGGTTAAGGATATAGCGATCCCTGCCGCTATAGTGTCTGCATTAGTATTTAGAAGAACCCCTTTTCCATTATGAGTAATAGAACAAAATACAGGAACAATCTTTTTTTTCAAAAGAAATTTTAAAAAAAAAGTGTTAACACTTCTATTGTTGATATCTCCTACGTATCCATAATCAATATCCATTTCTGTTTTTTTTAAACGAAAGGAAGACTTTATACTATTTCCATCTGCCCCACATAATCCCAAAGCATTACAGTCATAAGATTGCAATTTAGCTATAATTTTTTTGTTGATTAAACCTGCATAAGTCATCACCACTAGATCAAGAGTTACTTGATCCGTAATCCTTCTTCCTTGCATAAATTTTTGAGTAATTCCCATTTGATCAGCAATAATAGTTGCCTTACTTCCTCCTCCATGAACGAATATTTTATTCCCTTGTAGTTGCAAAAAGGACTCTAAAGAAGCATTCAGCCATTTTGGATCATTAATCAAATTTCCTCCAATTTTTACTATATGGATTTTCATGATAAAGATTGTAAAATTTTCAAAAAAATTATTTGTGCCGCATAAATCCTATTTTCTGCTTGTTGCAAAATAATGGAATTTGGACTATCCAAAACTGCATCTTCCACTACCATATTTCTTCTTACAGGTAAACAGTGCATCAATTTAGCTTGATTAGTCAACTTCATTTTTTTTTCAGTAATCATCCAACTAGAACTAGAACAAAGTATTTTTCCATAATTTATATAACTGCTCCAATTTTTTGCATAGATAAAATCTGCATTTAAAAATGCTTCATTTTGGTTATGAATAGTAGGAATCCCGTAAGAAAATTTTTTACACAAGTCATATTTTTCAGGACAAGTAATGAGAAAATCTATTTCTTCTATTTTTGATACCCATTGAGAAAGGGAATTGGCTACGGAATGCGGTAATGATTTTATATGAGGAGCCCAACTTAACACCACTTTACATTTTTTTTTAGCAGAAAAGGGTTTTATTTCTGCGATAGTCATCACATCCGCTAAAGACTGTAAAGGATGCAAAGTGGCACTTTCCATGTTGATTACTGGGACTTTAGAATATTTCAAGATCTTATTAAAAATTACTTCTTGATAATCCTCATTTCTGTCTAAAAGATTTGGAAAAGTCCTTACTGCTAGAATATCACAATAACTACTTAGGACAGAAATAGCTTCTTTTAGATGTTCTTGAGTATTTCTCATGACACTTCCATCACTCATTTCTATTTTCCAGGAATCTTGATGAATATCTAATACCCAAGTATGACATCCTAAGTTAAAAGCCGCTTTTTGACAACTAATTCTTGTACGTAAACTAGGATTAAAAAATACCAATCCAATTGTTTTATTTTTTCCAATATGTTGAAAACAATAAGGATTTTTCTTCAAATTAATTGCTTCTATAATGAGATCATACACATTGAAAACATCTTCTACGCTAAAAAATTTTTTCATAAATTCATTTATTCATATTCATCCCAAGCTGTTATAAAAAGTTTATCCATAGATAAATGACAAAAAGCTTGTATAAAAGCCTTTGCTAAACGAGTATTAGTGAGGAGAGGAATATTAAAATCTACGGAAGAACGTCTTATAGCATAATCATTATCCAACTCTGATTTACTTAAATTTTTGGGAATATTAATAATCAGATCTAATTTTCTATCCTTTATCAAGTCAAGAACATTTGGATCTTTTCTAACATTTGGCCAATGAACCCGTATAGAGGGGATTCCATAATCAGATAAAAAATTATTTGTGCCTTCTGTCGCAAATAATATATATCCTCTTTGATGCAAAAGTTTCACCATATCTAAAAGATCTAATTTGGATCCAATTGGTCCTCCTGATATAAGAATATTTTTTTTTGGAATAGTATAACCAACAGAAAGCATAGATTTTAAAAGGGCTTCATCAAAAGTATATCCTAAACATCCTACTTCCCCAGTAGAAGTCATATCTACTCCTAAAATAGGATCAGCATCTTGCAAACGAGAAAAAGAAAATTGTGAGGCTTTTATTCCTAAGAAATTGGTTGTAAAAAAATTAGGTTCATTTTTCTTCTTTTTCTTTCCAAGAAGAACTTGGGTGGCTAATTCTATCATGTTGAAATGAGATATTTTGGATACGAAAGGAAAACTTCTAGAGGCTCTCAAATTGCATTCAATTACTTTCACTTCATTATCTTTAGATAAAAATTGAATATTAAAAGGTCCAGATATATTAAAATATTTTGCGATTCTTTTAGATATACGAACTATTTCTTTTAATGTAGATAAATATAGATTGTGTGGAGGGTATACTAACGTCGCATCTCCTGAATGTACTCCTGCAAACTCTACATGTTCTGATATCGCATAATATAAAATTTCTCCAGTTTGAGAAACTGCATCTAATTCAATTTCTTTTGCATTTTTTATAAACTCTGTAATAACTAATGGGTGTTCTGGAGAAACCGATACTTTATCTCTAAGATAACGATGAAGTTCTTCTTGATTAGAAATTACATTCATATCCGCACCTGATAGAACATAGGAAGGTCTAACTAATATAGGATAGTCTACTTCTTCTACAAATTGATAAATCGTTTCAAAATCTGATAATTCTTTCCATTTAGGTTGCCCTATCCCTAAATGATCCATTGCATGAGAAAATTTGTATCTATTTTCCACTTCGTCTATAGAAAGCGGTGAGGTTCCTAATATCTTGACTTGGTTTTCATAAAGCTTTAAAACCAAGTTGTTGGGAATTTGACCTCCCATAGATACTATGGTTCCTTTTGGTTTTTCTAAATCAATAATATCTAAAACACGTTCTAAAGTTAACTCCTCAAAATATAATCTATCACATACATCAAAATCGGTACTAACTGTTTCTGGATTGTAATTAATCATTATAGATCTATAAGATTCTTTCTTAATAGCATTTAATGCATTAACACAACACCAATCAAATTCTACACTACTTCCAATTCTATAAACTCCAGATCCTAAAACTATTACAGATTTTTCATCCTTTTCGTAAAGAACGTCATGCTGAATGGCATGATAAGTCAAATACAAATAATTTGTATATGCTGGATATTCAGAAGCTAAAGTATCAATTTGTCTAACATATGGGAGAATACTTCTTTTTTTTCTATATTTTCTTATTTTTTTTTCCAGATCAGAAATTCTCTCCTCCTTCTCTTTTTGATGAATAAAAAGACTAGCTATTTGCATATCAGAAAAACCTTCTTTCTTAGCTTTACGGAATAATTCATCTGGAATATCCATCCAACTTTCATAAGAAGAAATTTCTTTTTTTGTTTGAAAAATGTTATTCAACTGGTATAGAAACCACGGATCTATTTTTGTTAAATCATGGATTTCTTTGATAGAAAAACCTTCTTCTAAAGCTTCTTCTAAAAATAGAATTCTTTGATCTGTTGGTTTTTTCAAAGCCTCTTTGAGCAGGTGAAGGGATCCAATTTTTTTTTTATTTGTATTTATAAATCCTAACATTCCAATATCTAACATACGAATCCCTTTCTGTAAAGATTCCTCAAAAGATCCTCCAATAGCCATAACTTCTCCTACACTTTTCATACTACTTCCAATTCTATTGGAAACTCCATAAAATTTCTTCAGATCCCACCTAGGAATTTTGCATACCACATAATCCAATGCGGGTTCAAAAAAAGCATAAGTAGTTTTAGTCACAGAATTTTTTAATTCATGTAATCCATATCCTATAGCTAATTTTGCAGAGACAAAAGCTAAAGGATAACCAGTTGCTTTAGAAGCAAGAGCGCTAGAACGAGAAAGACGAGCATTCACTTCAATAACCCTATAATCTTCAGATTTTGGATTTAAAGCAAATTGAACATTACATTCTCCTACTATCTCAAATTTTCTGGCTATCTGTATAGATAATTGTCTTAATTTATAATATTCTGAATTTGTTAAAGTTTGCGAAGGAGCTACTACAATACTTTCTCCTGTATGAATCCCTATAGGATCAAAATTTTCC
Encoded here:
- a CDS encoding DNA translocase FtsK 4TM domain-containing protein; this encodes MKKNFKNPKNREKKNMSRTISGIFLLGNSLFLFLSFFSFLFHWKNDQSQLDKLFDKEIRTENLLGKIGAILSHYFIYCGIGISAFFFPLLLFITGFIILFEGKFLRNKYPSIICQLLFFSIWIPITFYLILPKNGILSGIFGFEIGNFLISLFGKVGLGILVLTSIILYSIMIFRIPTPKLKNGIKKKIQYVHEDMGWIIQLWKLLKNFFNDKKTDLSIDHPTFFEKKEIKSINPPILSSSKNDDCLSSEKDLENNKKKIIHLLNYYKIAVDKIKATIGPTITLYEIVPQVGVRISKIKNLEKEIALNLSALSIRIIAPIPGKGSVGIEIPNNKRSIVYMKNILDSEENFKKSHKMELPISLGKTVFNEIFMIDLAKMPHLLIAGSTGQGKSVGINAMIVFLLYKKKPEDLKFILIDPKKVELSIYKKISKSYFALLPHSTNPIITNIHEVKNILNSLCKEMENRYSLLEKAMVRNIQEYNGKYEKKYHLPYIILIIDEFADLSFSFKKKQIEIYITRLAQLARAVGIHLIIATQRPSVDVITGIIKSNFTARIAFRVSSKIDSITILDCIGAEKLIGKGDLLFSNQNELIRLQGPFIDLSDIQKIVDFYGKKAFQKNGYFFLPEPDDNQYE
- a CDS encoding porin — its product is MKKTRMISLFIVLGFFYPWHKVHSEMIKKGEKLRTTMEKNVNPHRNFNMYMDFTSRIHSTVEKDILDGSPFSTESFKLDIMGKANDKISYRFVQKFHNKKNHVDKEEDLDNVEDHKMYDPITIDLAYLKYKYNEKLSFLIGKQPVSFGGMEYNSKDLHIDRYFDVYKNKENPIGINFIYTPKKNQELQLQMVNSHSRKLDEEIHPEQVNHPMGYSANLNWNLFNKTIQNRWSYSLFQESEKDKFWKLLALGSKLDLKPISIEADYILSDEDIEKNGYFTKIIRSLNSDYKDFLSMRYKTYFLKFKYNFIPKWNFFAKGIYEVGRSKTRIQEVYGVDQDQLLKKGCTYYGGIEYMPGQEDLSLYFLYKKQKVDYMNFVRQENKDKDNHSIVLGLSYRIKLF
- a CDS encoding Rossmann-fold NAD(P)-binding domain-containing protein, with protein sequence MKKFFSVEDVFNVYDLIIEAINLKKNPYCFQHIGKNKTIGLVFFNPSLRTRISCQKAAFNLGCHTWVLDIHQDSWKIEMSDGSVMRNTQEHLKEAISVLSSYCDILAVRTFPNLLDRNEDYQEVIFNKILKYSKVPVINMESATLHPLQSLADVMTIAEIKPFSAKKKCKVVLSWAPHIKSLPHSVANSLSQWVSKIEEIDFLITCPEKYDLCKKFSYGIPTIHNQNEAFLNADFIYAKNWSSYINYGKILCSSSSWMITEKKMKLTNQAKLMHCLPVRRNMVVEDAVLDSPNSIILQQAENRIYAAQIIFLKILQSLS
- the argB gene encoding acetylglutamate kinase, which gives rise to MKIHIVKIGGNLINDPKWLNASLESFLQLQGNKIFVHGGGSKATIIADQMGITQKFMQGRRITDQVTLDLVVMTYAGLINKKIIAKLQSYDCNALGLCGADGNSIKSSFRLKKTEMDIDYGYVGDINNRSVNTFFLKFLLKKKIVPVFCSITHNGKGVLLNTNADTIAAGIAISLTKKGDEIELHFCFEKKGVLRYLDDAESYYKKIDFRLFQIIKKNHTIKNGMIPKLENAFFALKNGVSKVSIGQPYYLNDLNNKTVLCL
- the ribB gene encoding 3,4-dihydroxy-2-butanone-4-phosphate synthase — its product is MVFYSSDKGNLNCIESALQDIQNGKLIIVVDDENRENEGDFVVAAEKVTPKIVNFLITHGRGLVCVSLTEEKCDQLELQMMVNNNTDPRKTAFTVSVDVRGYGVSTGISVSDRAKTILALVHEVKPEAFNKPGHIFPLRAKKGGVLERPGHTEAAIDLTRMAGCIPGGVLVEILNKNGSMARFPQLIQMAKKFHMRIISIEDLIKYKIKNNI
- the trxA gene encoding thioredoxin, with product MIQEINDDNFEKIVFESNQPVLVDFWAPWCAPCRSLSAILEDIFTEYIGKALVVKLNVDNNPKTSSQYGIRSIPTMFFFKNGEKKDMHIGVSSKEDIRKKLEALI
- a CDS encoding LptF/LptG family permease, translating into MKIRIPIKKLDLYIIRLFMALFLIIFFSIFFVFIVQFFWSKMDELTGKNINILIILKFIYYFGISIIPLVTPISILLTSIMTYGEISESQELTAIKSSGISLFRIMSPLLCITFLLSVGLYFFSDFSIPEAKRKAQKLGYQISITHPYWRLKEGVFVNLFPDFFIKIGKKKNSNLLEKIFIFFYGKNLAINTIIAEKGVIIPNKKEGGVKIKLMKGFFYRDNPYEGKTYSYQMVHFDSFIQSLKKPLIEYKNLDHYYDDSYKTLDTKKLMEKIHFLKKENCQFYSDFQKLNYDFLFQKKKNFFNLLHKKNHLSLLIDELQHQKKFLQDRKKYLAKYQFELQKKFTFPVTCIIMFLIGAPLGAIIRKGGMGSPTLIAIIIFIIYHTLLTITQNQGEKAEIWPWMGAWIPNFVFFPLSIWITYKTVMDDFYYM
- a CDS encoding M20 family metallo-hydrolase codes for the protein MSVVDLKILKKEAIQLLIKMINMPSISKKEKKVSFLIEDYLSRYGFHIKRKFNNIWTENTNYDAKKENIRTILLNSHHDTVKPGKNWKKDPFTAIKKGDKLIGLGSNDAGASVVSLISTFIYLNSLSVLPYKLVLSLTAEEEISGPLGIRSILSELGKIDLGIIGEPTKMQVAISEKGLLVLDCLSEGKTGHSARDIGVNAIYIATKDIECLRNIQFDRKSKLLGYPTLTVTQIQGGIQHNVIPDSCSFVIDIRTNELYTNEELIEMIRKKIHSKIQPRSSHSNSSFINPSHPIVSKAKSIGRKIYGSPTLSDQSIMSFPTIKMGVGDSKRSHTTNEYIHISEILDGIDIYIRLLKDFQF